The genomic stretch CGCCATCAATCCCAACCCCAATGCCGAGGAACTCGCGGACATCGCCATTCAGAGTGCCGACAGCGCCCAGGCGTTCGGCCTGCCGGTGCGCGTTGCCATGATCAGTTACAGCACCGGCGAAAGCGGCAGCGGCCAGGACGTGGACAAGGTCAAGGAAGCCACCCGCCTGGTCAAGGAACGCCGCCCCGACATCACCGTGGATGGCCCCCTGCAATACGACGCCGCCAGCGTCCTGAGCGTCGGCAGGCAGAAGGCCCCGGACAGCCCGGTGGCCGGACGCGCCACCGTGTTCATCTTCCCGGACCTGAACACCGGCAACACCACCTACAAGGCCGTGCAGCGCAGCGCGGGCGTGGTCGCGGTCGGCCCGATGCTCCAGGGCCTGCGCAAGCCCGTGAACGACCTCTCGCGCGGCGCCCTGGTGGACGACATCGTGTACACCATCGCCCTGACGGCCATTCAGGCCACGCAGGTGGAAGCGAACATGCAGGCCCCCGCCACGCCGGGCAATTCTGCCTGACCAGCCCCTCAGGGGCATATAGAGTAGCGGCATGACCAATTTAGCAGCGGGGCAGCTGGCCGGGCGGGTCGCCATTATCACGGGTGCCGGGGACGGAATCGGGCGGGCTGTCGCCGAGGCCTTCGTGGCCGAGGGAGCGCGCGTGCTGCTGGCCGAACTGAACGAGGAACTGGGCCAGCAGGCGCAGCGCGACCTGGGCGACCAGACCTTTTTCCTGCACAGTGACGCGGCCAGCCAGGCGGACAACGAACGCATGGTGCAGGAGGCCGTGAACCGCTGGGGCCAGCTGGACATTCTGGTCAACAACGCCTGGGGCGGCGGAACGCTGAGCCGCGCCGAGCACAAGGCGCCCGAGCAACTGGCGCACGCGGTCGCGCTGGGCTTCACCGGGCCGTGGTGGGCCATGCGGGCCGCGTACCGCCAGATGCGGGAACGCGGGTACGGCCGCATCATCAACATGTGCTCGCTGAACGGCGTGAACGCCCACATGGGCACCTTCGAGTACAACACCGCCAAGGAGGCACTGCGGGCCGCCACACGCAGCGCCGCGCGCGAGTGGGCGCCCTATGGCATCACCGCCAACGCCATTCTGCCCGGCGCCAAGACCGCCGCCAGCCGCGCCGTGTTCGCGGCCAACCCGCAACTGGAAGTCATGGCCAACGCCATGAACCCCATGGGCCGCCTGGGTGATCCCCTGCAGGACATTGCCCCGGTCGCGGTGTTCCTGGCCAGTGAGGGCAGCCGTTACCTGACCGGCAACAGCCTGTTCGTGGACGGCGGCGGGCACATCAACGGCGTGGCCTGGGCCCCGCAGCTGGAAGACTGATTCCGGTTGGGCCGTGATGGAATAACGGTGAAAGCCGACCAGAGCAGGCACAGGAACGAACTAAACGGGTGCCGCTGAGTTCTCAGGCTCTCGCGTCCTCTATCCGTACGGCGCACACCACCAGCAGCACGCCCAGCGGCAGCGGCACGTCATTCAGGTCCAGGCGGAAGTCGCGGCCGCTGGTGTACCCCCCCACACGTCCGCGCACTTCCCCAGCGTAGTGGCGCAGGCTGATGTCCTGCCCGGCGGTGAAGGTGCCGTAGTGCCCATTGGCGCCGTCGTCGGTGAAGTCCAGCCAGGCGTCGGTGCCGTCGGTCAGGCCGCCCAGGTGAATGACCAGGCGGCGGCCCTGCACGCTGGCGCTGAGGTCGAAACCACGCGTGACCCCGCCCACACGCCCGACCAGGCCCGCGCCGCCGCTGGTGAATTTCACGTCTATGCCACCAGTGAATGAGCCGATGCGGCCCGTGAACTCCTGGCCGTCGAAGGTGCCCTGTAAGTCCAGGCCGTGCGTGATGTTGCCGTAACGCCCCTGCAAACCCATGGGGTCAGGGTAAGGGCCGGGGCCTTACGGTTTACTCACCGCAGGACACCAGCGGCGCGGGCGCGGCCTATCATGCGTGCTGTGACGCCGCTTCCAAAAAAACCCCCGGTGGGGGACAGGCAAGACAAAGGTGAGGACGTGCAGGCCATGTTCGCCAGCATCGCCCCGACGTACGACCTGCTGAACCGTACCCTCAGCCTGGGGGTCGACCGGCTGTGGCGCCGCGAAGCGGTGGCGCTGGCCCTGGCGCATGACCCGCAGCGCCTTCTGGACGTGGCGACCGGCACGGCCGATTTCGCCATCGAGTTGAAACGGGCCGCCCCGCACGCCGAGGTGATCGGCAGCGATTTCGTGCCGGCCATGCTGGAGATCGGGCGGGAGAAGGTTCGGGCGAAAGGCCTGGAGATTCAGCTGGAGCAGGGGGACGCCCTGAACCTGCCTTACCCGGACAACCATTTTGATGCGGTGACGTGCTCGTTCGGGTTCCGGAACTTCGCGGATTACGCGCGGGGTTTCGCGGAAATGTGGCGGGTGCTGAAACCGGGCGGGCGGGTGGTCATCCTGGAATTCCCGCCACCAAAGAAAGACCTGTTCGGCCAGCTGTTCCGCTTCTACTTCCAGCAGGTGCTGCCGCGCATCGGCGGGCTGGTCAGCGGAAACAAGGAAGCGTACAGCTACCTGCCCGAAAGCACCCTGGCCTTTCCGGAACCCGAGCGCCTGGCCGGGCTGATGCGGGCCACCGGCTTCAGGACGCGCTACAAGCTGCTCACCTTCGGAATCGCGGCCATTCACGTGGGCGACAAGCGGTAGGAGTGGAATAAACGAAACGCCAGCCTTTGCTGCGGCTGGCGCTTTTGCCCACAGCCTCTTATTTCCGGGTGCCCACCCGGAAGATGTTGGGCCAGGGGCGGTAGGTGCTTTTCAGGGTGTCTTTCTTGACTTCCTGGCCGCCTTTCAGGAAGCGGCGGGTCACCTCGATGACGGCGCCGGGCGCGGCCCAGTCCACCTGTTTGCGCTCGCCGAGTTTCATGCTGGGGTCATTGATGAAGCGGTCTTTGGGGCTGGGGGTGGTGCTCAGGGTCTTGGGTGCGTCCACGACCACGTCATATTTCGGGGCTTTGCCGAACACGCTGATGCTCAGGACTTTCTCCTGGTCGTCCCAGTCGGTCTGAAACCACAACGCCCCGCCGGTGTCGTTGCTGAACTTCAGGTCCAGGCTGGGCTGGTAGATGGTGGCGTCCAGGCCCTGCGGGGCGTAGTAGTACACCTGGTAGGAGTGGTTCTGGCGCTGCACGATGGGCAGGCCCGCGCCGTACAGCGTGCGGAACACCGTGGTGCTGACCTGGCAGATGCCGCCGCCCACGCCGCTGGCGGTCTGGTCGCCCGCGATGACCAGGCCGGCCACGTACCCGCTGCGGGTGCTGATCGGCCCGATCATCTGGTTGAACGAGAAGGTCTTGCCCTCGAACAGGCGATCCTTGAAGTTTCTGGCGCCCACGTGAATGTTGGTGATGCGTTCGGGGCTGCTGCCGTCGTAGCTGGTCTGTCCGGTCGCCAGGAAATTCGTGATGCCTTTTTGCACGAAGAAATCCAGCGTGCGTTTGGGCGGCGTCTGCCCGGTCACGACCACCGCGGCCTGCACGGCAAAGCGGTCTTTCAGCACAGCCAGCACGTTGGCGCGCGTGGCTTCCCGGTCGATCTTCAGGTTGTTGCGCTGCACCACGGCCCACTGCGTTCCATCGTCCACCTGCATGAAGCGGGCGTCCTCACCGACTTTTTCCAGCATGTCCATGAAGCGGTTCAGTTCGGCGTCCAGGCTGGCGGTGATCTTTCCGGCCTTGCGAATCTGCGCGGCGCGTTCCACCGGAATGCTCAGGGTGCGGACAAACGCGGTGGTGGTCTTCTTGCCGTCGATCAGGGCCGGAATCTGCGCCTGCACGGTGACCAGCAGGGGGCCGCTGGCCATGGTGGGCGCGGCGGTTGGCGCGGCCGGGGCAGGGGCGGCGGGGGGCGGCGTGGTTGGAGTGGCCGGGGCTGGAGTAGCTGGAGCCGGAGCCGCCGGAACGG from Deinococcus fonticola encodes the following:
- a CDS encoding SDR family NAD(P)-dependent oxidoreductase; the encoded protein is MTNLAAGQLAGRVAIITGAGDGIGRAVAEAFVAEGARVLLAELNEELGQQAQRDLGDQTFFLHSDAASQADNERMVQEAVNRWGQLDILVNNAWGGGTLSRAEHKAPEQLAHAVALGFTGPWWAMRAAYRQMRERGYGRIINMCSLNGVNAHMGTFEYNTAKEALRAATRSAAREWAPYGITANAILPGAKTAASRAVFAANPQLEVMANAMNPMGRLGDPLQDIAPVAVFLASEGSRYLTGNSLFVDGGGHINGVAWAPQLED
- the ubiE gene encoding bifunctional demethylmenaquinone methyltransferase/2-methoxy-6-polyprenyl-1,4-benzoquinol methylase UbiE — its product is MTPLPKKPPVGDRQDKGEDVQAMFASIAPTYDLLNRTLSLGVDRLWRREAVALALAHDPQRLLDVATGTADFAIELKRAAPHAEVIGSDFVPAMLEIGREKVRAKGLEIQLEQGDALNLPYPDNHFDAVTCSFGFRNFADYARGFAEMWRVLKPGGRVVILEFPPPKKDLFGQLFRFYFQQVLPRIGGLVSGNKEAYSYLPESTLAFPEPERLAGLMRATGFRTRYKLLTFGIAAIHVGDKR
- a CDS encoding VanW family protein, with amino-acid sequence MMFNRRAALLLSGVLLVTSTPVSAQTPPPAVPAAPAPATPAPATPTTPPPAAPAPAAPTAAPTMASGPLLVTVQAQIPALIDGKKTTTAFVRTLSIPVERAAQIRKAGKITASLDAELNRFMDMLEKVGEDARFMQVDDGTQWAVVQRNNLKIDREATRANVLAVLKDRFAVQAAVVVTGQTPPKRTLDFFVQKGITNFLATGQTSYDGSSPERITNIHVGARNFKDRLFEGKTFSFNQMIGPISTRSGYVAGLVIAGDQTASGVGGGICQVSTTVFRTLYGAGLPIVQRQNHSYQVYYYAPQGLDATIYQPSLDLKFSNDTGGALWFQTDWDDQEKVLSISVFGKAPKYDVVVDAPKTLSTTPSPKDRFINDPSMKLGERKQVDWAAPGAVIEVTRRFLKGGQEVKKDTLKSTYRPWPNIFRVGTRK